Below is a window of Paenibacillus bovis DNA.
ACCGGATATCGGCATTTGACTATGTACTGGACCCGCCGGTTCCGCACAAGGGAGAAGTACTCAATCGTCTGAGCGCCTACTGGTTCGGCGAGACCAGGCATCTGATCGATAATCATGTGTTACATATCGATGTGGATCAGCTGGGCGATATCGTTCGCGATCGTGAGGCGCTGCGCAACCGGATTATGGTTACCCGCAAAGCCGAGCGTATCGATATGGAATGTGTCGTTCGCGGTTATATCACCGGCGGTGGCTGGCGTCAGTATCAGGAGACCGGCGAAGTCAACGGTATCCGGCTGCCGGAAGGCCTGCGCAAAAATGGCGTTTTCCCAAATCCTTTGTTCACTCCGGCAGCCAAAAATGATGTCGGTCACGACGAAGATATTTCTTTTGACGAAATGAAAAGCCGCGTCGGTGCCGAACTGGCCGAGCAGCTGAAGCAAAAAAGTATCGAGTTGTATGAATTCGCTCGTCACGCCTGCGATCAGCATGGCATTATCCTGGCAGACTGCAAATTCGAATTCGGTCTGATCGATGGCAAGCTGATCCTGATCGACGAGATCTTCACACCGGATTCTTCCCGTTTCTGGGCCAAAGATAATTACGCACTGGATATCGAGATCGACAGCATGGACAAAGAGCCGGTTCGCACGTATCTGGCCAACACCGACTGGGACAAAAACAGCCAACCGGAGCCGTTGCCAGAAACCGTTGT
It encodes the following:
- a CDS encoding phosphoribosylaminoimidazolesuccinocarboxamide synthase, producing the protein MTAQALSTAADLIDAPLIYKGKVRELYDLGEHYLIVVTDRISAFDYVLDPPVPHKGEVLNRLSAYWFGETRHLIDNHVLHIDVDQLGDIVRDREALRNRIMVTRKAERIDMECVVRGYITGGGWRQYQETGEVNGIRLPEGLRKNGVFPNPLFTPAAKNDVGHDEDISFDEMKSRVGAELAEQLKQKSIELYEFARHACDQHGIILADCKFEFGLIDGKLILIDEIFTPDSSRFWAKDNYALDIEIDSMDKEPVRTYLANTDWDKNSQPEPLPETVVQATSERYLAIYEKLTGSKLV